One Mycolicibacterium sp. TUM20985 genomic window, GTCGTCGACTACGACCACGTCGCCGTGATCGACACCGATTCCCGCACCGTCGTCACCGAGGTGCGGGTGGGTGCCCGGCCGTCGGCGATCGCGCTTCGGGGCGATCGGCTCTACGTGGCCGACTTTGGTGGCGGCGTCACCGCATACGCGGTCGCTTCGCCCGCACCGATGCTGTACTCGCAGTTCATGGGAGCGCCGTCGCTCGTCGCGCCGGCACCTCGCGAACTGACGCCCGCGGGCGTCTGAGGGGCTGCTAGCGCCACTGGTAGCGGGTCTTCGGTCGACCCGCGCCACCGTAGTCGGCGTGCCGGGTGACCGTGCCATCGTCGGCCAGCCGTTCCAGATAGCGCCACGCGGTCACCCGCGAGACGCCGACAGCCTTGGCGACCCCGTCGGCGGTGAGACCGTCGGTGCTGTCCCGGATGGCACGGGCGATGTCGTCGTTGGTCTGCGGTGCCGCCCCCTTTGGCGCCGCCGACTTGTCCCCGCCCACGCGCAACTCGGCCATCGCGCGGTCCACCTCCGCCTGACTGGCCGCGTCGACCCCGGCCGGCAGGGCCGAACGGTAGCGCCGGTACCGCTCGAGTCGGTCGCGAAAGGCCGCAAAGGTGAACGGCTTCAACAGGTATGCGAGCGCACCGCGCGCGACCGCGGCGCGCACCATCTCCAGGTCACGTTCGGAGGTGATCGCGATGATGTCCGGCGCCGGTCGCAGCCCGGTCAGGGCCGAGGCGAGACTGATCCCGCTGGCGTCCGGCAGCCCGAGGTCGAGCAGCACGAGGTCGATCGGCGTGTTCGTACCGGCGGCCTGCGCCGCGGTCTGCATGGCGTCGCGCGCCGTATGCACCACCGCCACCGCCGAAAAGCCCTCCAGGCGGCTGAGATACGTGCGGTGCGCCTCGGCGATCAGGGGGTCGTCCTCGACGATCAGCACGGAGATCACCGGGCCATCCCCGGAATCGTCACCGTGACGACGGATCCGTACGTCACGTCGGCGGTCAACGTTCCGCCGTGTCGTCGCACCACCTGCGCGACCAGCGCCAGGCCGAGGCCGTGCTGCTCGGGTTCACTACCGGTCTTGGTCGAGTACCCACGCTGCATGGCGCGCTCGAAGGCGCCGTCGTGCATCCCAGGACCGCTGTCGGCGACGCGCATCGTCAACTCCGCTTCCTGCAGTGTCACCGTCACCTCCACCCAGGGCTCCTGGCGATCGCACGCATCCATCGCGTTGTCGATGAGATTGCCAAGCACCGTTACCATCTCCTGCGCCGAGAGTGGCACGTCATCGGCGTCCGACGGCAGGTAGGTGTCCTCGGTGACCGTCAGGGCGATGCCACGTTCGTCGGCCTGCGCCGTCTTGCCCAGCAGGAGTGCGACCAGTGCGGGTTCACCGACGTCGTGCGACAACCTGTCCACCAGGCGCTGCGAGAGTTCCAGTTCGTCGGTTGCGAACCGGACCGCGTCATCGGGTCTGCCCATCTCCACCATGGTGATCACCGTGTGCAGTTTGTTGGCCGCCTCGTGGGCCTGCGCGCGCAGCGAATTGGTCAGGATCTGCAGCGAGCTCAATTCGCCCAGGGCGCCTTGCAATTCGGTGCGGTCCCGAACGGTCACCACCTCCGAGTGGGCGGAGTCCGCGACGGGGGAACGGTTCACCACCAGTACGCGGTCGTCGGTGACGTGC contains:
- a CDS encoding response regulator, encoding MISVLIVEDDPLIAEAHRTYLSRLEGFSAVAVVHTARDAMQTAAQAAGTNTPIDLVLLDLGLPDASGISLASALTGLRPAPDIIAITSERDLEMVRAAVARGALAYLLKPFTFAAFRDRLERYRRYRSALPAGVDAASQAEVDRAMAELRVGGDKSAAPKGAAPQTNDDIARAIRDSTDGLTADGVAKAVGVSRVTAWRYLERLADDGTVTRHADYGGAGRPKTRYQWR